In one Balaenoptera musculus isolate JJ_BM4_2016_0621 chromosome 20, mBalMus1.pri.v3, whole genome shotgun sequence genomic region, the following are encoded:
- the LOC118886763 gene encoding splicing factor, proline- and glutamine-rich-like, producing MTPEQRLGAASPHGHSSPRTGFKAQSTRPLKGSLGLLGGGGGVQRTRATRGELPPAVTAVAWEHPGHGARGPQPVREVGPAPQHMEQKLLPYRKNPEKPMHRLQQNPNHLHFSLNKAQLWGCPGPAPAPSLTVAPPPGAELWVLSVHTLRVPRTLWGETGPRPPFPWKEGQVPGHLTSSTYSPPPPTIMHAPAGPAFLETQVTLKNSVFSMCLLLLQGLGAPPDPPSCGPGPGPNPTCPGAQSSSTRSSLWDGVSALPPPSVDFSALLSSPGNPLQPPPCISPSSNFGQSEDARSPGAHGGLRAGGHGICKNMGSPQAAPALPYGPLAAPACESPVS from the exons ATGACTCCGGAGCAGCGGCTGGGAGCAGCCTCTCCGCACGGGCACAGCAGCCCACGCACGGGGTTTAAAGCCCAGAGCACGCGACCCCTGAAAGGGAGCCTCGGGCTtcttgggggtggtgggggggtgcAGCGTACAAGGGCCACCAGAGGGGAGCTACCCCCAGCTGTCACCGCAGTGGCCTGGGAGCACCCCGGGCATGGAGCCCGTGGTCCCCAGCCTGTGAGAGAGGTCGGGCCTGCCCCCCAGCACATGGAGCAGAAGCTCTTACCTTACAGAAAAAACCCTGAGAAACCCATGCACAGACTCCAGCAAAACCCTAACCATTTACATTTCAGTCTGAATAAAGCGCAGCTGTGGGGGTGCCCCGGCCCTGC CCCCGCTCCATCACTAACGGTGGCTCCTCCCCCCGGAGCCGAGCTGTGGGTGCTCAGCGTTCACACTCTCCGTGTCCCTCGGACGCTGTGGGGTGAGACGGGGCCCCGGCCACCATTCCCATGGAAGGAGGGCCAGGTTCCCGGGCACCTCACCAGCTCCAcatactcccctccccccccaacaaTCATGCATGCACCTGCTGGGCCCGCCTTCCTCGAGACACAGGTGACCCTAAAGAACTCTGTATTTTCAATGTGCCTTCTCCTGCTTCAGGGCCTGGGGGCTCCTCCTGACCCTCCCTCGTGTGGCCCCGGCCCTGGGCCTAATCCCACTTGTCCTGGAGCCCAGAGCAGCTCGACCAGGAGCAGCCTCTGGGATGGGGTCTcggcccttccccctccctccgtTGATTTCAGTGCCTTGCTCAGCTCTCCAGGGAACCCCTTGCAGCCTCCCCCCTGCATCTCACCGTCATCGAACTTTGGACAGAGCGAGGACGCCAGGTCTCCTGGGGCCCACGGTGGTCTCAGGGCAGGGGGACATGGCATTTGCAAGAACATGGGGAGTCCGCAGGCGGCCCCAGCCCTCCCCTATGGCCCCCTGGCAGCCCCGGCCTGTGAGAGTCCCGTGTCCTAA